One Mariprofundus sp. NF genomic region harbors:
- a CDS encoding CopG family ribbon-helix-helix protein, with product MGQTCTTSIRLDESLAHRLDDAAARLHRRKNGIIVRAIEEYLEKHSDTLLQEEARKQSLLVSSQDGVNEDELWESAHDDSGWQS from the coding sequence ATGGGTCAGACATGTACAACCAGTATCCGCCTTGATGAATCGCTTGCCCACCGGCTGGACGATGCGGCTGCCAGATTGCACAGGCGCAAGAACGGCATCATTGTCCGTGCCATTGAGGAGTATCTGGAAAAGCATTCTGATACCTTGTTGCAGGAGGAGGCGCGCAAGCAGTCGCTACTGGTCAGCAGTCAAGATGGTGTCAATGAAGATGAGTTATGGGAATCTGCGCACGATGATAGCGGCTGGCAGTCGTGA
- a CDS encoding type II toxin-antitoxin system PemK/MazF family toxin, giving the protein MNRGDIVICALAGDYGKPRPAVVVQSDLFNPTHASVVICPVTSHIVDAPLFRILIPAGGKTGLSVKSQAMVDKLTAIKADRIKQRIGALNPKQKSEMDSALKLWLGL; this is encoded by the coding sequence GTGAACCGGGGGGATATCGTTATCTGTGCGTTGGCCGGGGATTACGGCAAGCCACGCCCGGCTGTGGTAGTTCAATCCGACCTGTTTAATCCCACCCATGCCAGCGTTGTCATCTGCCCTGTTACATCGCATATCGTCGATGCGCCGCTTTTTCGCATATTAATCCCGGCAGGCGGAAAAACAGGCCTGTCGGTGAAGTCGCAAGCGATGGTGGATAAACTCACAGCCATCAAGGCCGATCGCATCAAACAGCGGATTGGTGCATTGAATCCGAAACAGAAAAGCGAGATGGATTCGGCGCTGAAGCTCTGGCTCGGCTTGTAA
- a CDS encoding glycosyltransferase family 4 protein, with translation MSKVIIISNTSWNLFNFRLPLMSRLREEGYEIVAVAPFDEYANRLSDTGFRYIDLPMNNKGTNPVEDVGLAIRLFKLFRSERPDVVLTYTPKPNIYASIAGGFSGTPVIPNISGLGATFIRQDVITKIIKFLYRWALRYPPRVFFQNHDDMNQFIALGLVKEVKTQRIPGSGINTTVYAPEDNVESEEHGFVFLLVARMLWDKGVGEYVEAARIVKQKYPNARFQLLGFLDVINPQAISREQMQKWVDEGVVEYLGVSDDVKSHMQSADCVVLPSYREGLPRTLIEAGSLAKPIVTTDVPGCRDVVDNGVTGYLCEVKNACDLADKMERMICLTSAQRRKMGESGREKVEREFDEKIVINCYLKELELITGNKTNLY, from the coding sequence ATGTCTAAGGTGATTATTATCTCTAATACCAGCTGGAATCTGTTTAATTTTCGTCTGCCACTAATGTCTCGCCTGAGAGAAGAGGGCTATGAAATTGTTGCGGTGGCACCGTTTGATGAATATGCAAATCGTTTAAGCGACACGGGTTTTCGATATATTGACCTGCCGATGAACAATAAAGGAACGAATCCGGTCGAAGATGTCGGACTGGCGATTCGTTTGTTTAAGCTGTTTCGATCTGAGCGGCCTGATGTGGTTCTGACCTATACACCCAAGCCGAATATATACGCTTCCATTGCAGGTGGTTTTAGCGGCACGCCGGTCATCCCGAATATCTCGGGGCTTGGTGCAACCTTTATTCGTCAGGATGTGATTACGAAAATCATCAAGTTCCTCTATCGCTGGGCGCTACGCTATCCACCACGGGTGTTTTTCCAGAATCACGATGACATGAACCAGTTCATCGCCCTCGGATTGGTTAAAGAGGTTAAAACGCAACGTATTCCCGGTTCGGGTATCAACACCACTGTTTATGCTCCCGAGGACAATGTGGAAAGTGAAGAGCACGGCTTTGTCTTTCTACTGGTAGCTCGCATGTTGTGGGATAAGGGGGTGGGGGAATATGTCGAGGCTGCCCGTATAGTTAAGCAGAAATATCCCAATGCCAGGTTCCAACTGCTCGGGTTTCTGGATGTAATCAATCCGCAGGCTATTTCGCGGGAACAGATGCAGAAGTGGGTTGATGAGGGCGTCGTTGAATATCTGGGCGTGAGCGACGATGTGAAATCGCACATGCAGTCTGCCGACTGTGTCGTGTTGCCATCCTACAGAGAAGGGCTTCCCCGCACATTGATTGAAGCAGGTAGCTTGGCTAAACCTATTGTGACGACTGATGTGCCGGGTTGTCGGGATGTAGTTGATAATGGTGTGACGGGGTATTTATGTGAGGTGAAAAACGCATGCGACCTTGCTGATAAGATGGAGCGGATGATCTGCCTCACTTCTGCGCAGAGGAGGAAGATGGGCGAGTCTGGGAGGGAGAAGGTGGAGCGTGAATTTGATGAAAAGATAGTGATCAATTGCTATCTGAAGGAACTTGAGCTGATCACAGGCAATAAGACTAATCTGTATTAA
- a CDS encoding EpsG family protein, with the protein MLSLPLLAVFSPVKTEKDLSFFAILSFGVLAVFFIGTRHEVGGDWYSYLHHYELVINASFIDAMKSSDPGYAFLNWWMAELDFGIYGVNLVCGAIFMAGLITFSRTMPLPWLAILVAVPYLYTVVAMGYSRQAVAIGFELLALCALVRLATVKFFLFVFCAALFHKTAVLLALLGVFFSPNSRLSPLRIVTGILVAAFVMVMFLQDYYETLLLNYVERTMHSDGGQIRVLMNALPGLIFLLLYRQWIRRFGKQQPWLVFALASLACIPLVSLASTAVDRIALYLLPIQLYVWSHFPLIFRNPMYRYAALLAIVGVYVAVLWVWLNFGNQAQTWLPYQSVFFL; encoded by the coding sequence CGGTAAAAACGGAAAAAGACCTCAGTTTTTTTGCAATATTATCATTTGGGGTTTTAGCGGTTTTTTTTATAGGCACCCGACACGAAGTCGGAGGCGATTGGTATTCCTATCTTCATCATTATGAATTAGTTATTAATGCCTCTTTTATTGATGCAATGAAATCCTCTGATCCGGGTTATGCTTTTCTTAATTGGTGGATGGCTGAACTTGATTTCGGCATCTATGGCGTAAACCTCGTCTGTGGCGCCATATTTATGGCAGGCTTGATTACATTTTCTCGCACTATGCCGCTACCCTGGTTGGCTATTCTGGTTGCAGTTCCCTACCTTTATACTGTTGTAGCCATGGGTTACAGTCGGCAAGCGGTAGCCATTGGTTTTGAACTTTTAGCTCTCTGTGCTCTGGTCAGACTGGCAACGGTAAAGTTTTTCCTGTTTGTTTTTTGTGCCGCACTATTTCACAAGACAGCCGTACTTCTTGCCTTGCTGGGTGTTTTCTTCAGCCCGAACAGCAGACTATCCCCATTGCGTATCGTAACCGGTATCCTAGTGGCAGCTTTTGTCATGGTAATGTTCCTGCAGGACTATTATGAGACCCTGCTATTAAATTATGTTGAACGTACCATGCATTCTGACGGTGGCCAGATTCGTGTGCTAATGAATGCTCTGCCTGGTTTGATCTTTCTGCTGCTTTATAGACAATGGATCCGTCGCTTTGGTAAACAGCAGCCTTGGTTGGTGTTTGCGCTGGCCTCGCTAGCCTGTATACCCTTGGTTTCTCTTGCCTCAACAGCCGTGGATCGCATTGCTCTATATCTATTGCCAATTCAGCTCTATGTGTGGTCACACTTCCCTCTGATTTTTAGAAATCCTATGTACAGATATGCTGCCTTGCTAGCTATAGTAGGAGTGTATGTTGCGGTTTTATGGGTATGGTTAAACTTTGGTAATCAGGCACAAACTTGGCTGCCTTATCAGAGCGTATTTTTTCTATGA